The window GCGCCCGAGCGCGTCGTGAAACATTATGCAGGTGGGAAGTTAGCGGGAGTGACGCCGAGCGTGATGAGCGAAAAAGAACGCTTGGAAGTCGCTATCGAGCGTGGGGAGCCGTTTTTGATGGAAACGGACTTCGTGGACGACCCCAATCGGCCCGGTGCCGTGATGGGACCGAAAACGGTTCCGCGCAGAGTCAGTTGGATGCAGGAGCAAGGGCACGACGAAGGGATTCGAACGGCCCACATTACCACGCCAGAGATGGTTTACGGCGTGAATACGGTCGAAACGCTGTCTCGGTAGACGCCGGCCGAAGGAAAGGCCTATTTATCGTGCTACGCAGGAGAGAGATATGAGCGCTCCTCCAGAGGAGTTCTACTCCGAAGAACGCTGGCAGAACTGGTTGGACAGAATCAAGGACGAGGACATCGACCCGGAGAACGAGGATTCGGCGCGTTTACTCCTCAACCTTCAGGACGACGTCGCTATCGCCGTCGCCAAAATCGTCACCGCTTACGATGACGACGAGATCGACGAGGAGACGGCACTCTCCGAACTCACTGACATTCGCGAAACGGTACTCGCGGAAGTCGAGTTCGAGGACGAAGAAAAAGCGATGCTCATCGACGGTGTCCAGACCAGTCTCCTCTGTGTCTTTTATGGTTCCGAGGAGTACGTGGCTCACGGCCCCGCGGAGGACGCGGAAGTACAGGAGTACATCCTCGAAGCGCAGAAAGCCGAGGCTGCGGAGGATTTGGATTCGGCACTTGGACTCGTGTCCGCCGCCGGTACGCGCATCATCTCCGGCGATGAATTAGACATGTCCGTGACAGAAGAGATGGATTACGGATTGGTGACGGAGTGGGTAAATGGCCTCGACAGCCTCCAGAGCGCGATGAGCGACCCAGAAGTGGTCGAGGAAGACGACGGGTGACCGAGTAACAGGTTTTTTATCCTTTTGCCGTATCTGTCCCACCCATGACATTCGGGGCGGACGAGCGCGGGGTAACCGTGCAGGTCGGGACGATTCTGTTGTTTGCCACGCTTGTCGTCGCCATGTCGCTGTATCAAGCGACTGCGATTCCGAACCAGACCGCCGGAATCGAGTTTCGTCACAACGAGCGAATACAGGGTCAGATGAATGACGTGCGCAACGCCGTCGTTCGGACGGGCGCGACAGGCAGCAGCCAACCAGCTTCGGTAACGCTGGGAACACAGTATCCGAGTCGTGTGTTTTTCATCAATCCACCCCCTGCATCGGGAAGACTGGAAACCACCGAATTGGGTTCTATCAGGGTCGAAAACGTAACGACACGTTCGCCCGAGACATCGGATTACTGGGATAGCGGTCGGACGGATCTCTCGTTTGCGACGCGCGCACTGGTCTACTCGCCGAATTACAACCAGTACGGAAATGCACCGGACACCGTGATGGAAAACACGGTCGTATACAATCGCGCCGACGAAGGGGACGCGGTGCTGGCAGGTCAGCAGCTGGTACGAGGACGGAGCCTCACGCTCGTTACCCTCGATGGGTCGCTGTCCGACTCTCGAGCGGGAACGACGAGCATCGACCCGTATGCGCTCAGTCCTTCGACCACGGTGACCCGGACCGTGCCCGTGCATGCGAACGGAAGCGGTAACGTGACGATTCGCGTGCCGATTCGTCTCGGCGAGGAAAAATGGAAGCAACTGCTGACCGACCAGATGGCACCGGATGGGTACGTAACGGATGTCAGCGTCGAGAGTGGCATCCTCACCCTAACATTGCTCGAAACGGACGCCAACGGTGAGGCTATTACGTACGACCTCAGGATGGCGAAAGTCGGCATCGGGTCGAACGTCGTGAGTGAAAAACCGCATTACGTGACGGGCGTCTCCGGCAACGATACCGGCATCGTCGAAGGCGGTCGTCAGCGACTCGTCGCCGAGGTCAGGGACCGATACAACAACCCCGTGTCCGGGGCGAGCGTGAATTTCACGCTCGCCGACGCGAGTCGGGGGACGACACACGAACTGGGCAACGAAACGACGACCGGCCAAACCGTGCGGGCGACCACTGGTACCGATGGAAGGGCGACAGTGACGTACCACCTCGAATCCGTTTCGGAGAATGGCGACGGTATCGAAGTTCGGGGCAGTATCGAAAGTATCCCAGCGACGGATGGGACGTTTGACCGGGAACGAAAGGAAACGCTCGCATTCGACGTGACTGCAGTTCGAGCGAATGGAAACGGTGGTGAAAACGATGGAGAGGAACCACCGACCGAAGATATCATCGTCTATCAGCGAGACGGTACCGCGGTGGATGTCGACGGCGACGGACGTGCCGCCGGAATTCGGTTCACTGTTGCTGGAAAAGCGACGCAGTCGATTACCATCACTGACGTCGGAATCGATGCCCAACGAAAGCTCAAACGACTGAGCGACCCGACGACGAACGTTGGGAAATGGCGGAGCGAACTGTACGTCGATGCCGACGAGAAAAACGGGTTAGTCGATATCGGTGGCGGCGTCGACCTTCCGGCGACTATCGACATCGACCAAGACGGGTGGTACGGTGCGTACGATACCGAACCGATCCTGTCGGGACGCGGCTCCGCGACGTTCCACCTCTTCCAGTTCCAAAAACAAAATGAGGAACAGGTGGATATGTCCGGAAGACGGATCGATGTAACCGTCTGGTACGAACTCAGCGACGGAACGACCGGTTCGGCCACGGTTACGGTCACACCCGATTGATTTCGACGACCGTCGATACTTCCATCGACAAACACTTATACCGTGTTAGACAAGGTGGTGGCAAGAATGACAGCCGTCGGTATCGACGCCATCGAAATATGGACTGGGAAGCTGAAACTCGACCTACCGGAGACCTTCGCTCCCGAGAAGGACGAAGACCCGGAGAAGTACACGAAAGGACTGGGACTGTACGCCAGTTCGTTCCCGGATGCGCACGAGGACATCGTGACGATGGGTGCGAACGCGGCCTATCGCCTCATGGACCGAAAGGGTCTGACGCCCGACGACATCGGTCGCATCGACGTGGCGACTGAGAGCGCGTTCGACAACTCCAAGCCGGTATCGACATACATCGCGGGTTGTCTCGAACAGGTGTACGACGGGGATTTCCACCACGCGAACAAGGGCGAGCGAAAGTTCGCCTGTATCGCCGGAACACAGAGCTTGGACGACGCCTACAACTGGATCAAGGCGGGACGGAATCGCGGACGCTCAGCGCTCGTCGTCGCCACCGACACGGCACTCTATGCGCGTGGTGACCCCGGCGAAGCGACGCAGGGAGCAGGCGCGGTCGCCATGCTCATCAGCGAGGACCCGAGCCTCGTCGAACTCTCCACGGAACAGGGGTACGGTAGTGCCGACGAAACCGACTTCCTGAAGCCAAACCAGCAGTTCCCGAGTGTGGACGGCAAACGTTCGATGCAGGTTTATCTCGCCCGGATGCGCGAAGCCCTCGAGGACTTCGAGAGCGTCGCGGGCGACACCCACCCCGAGGACTTCGAGTACATCCCGTTCCACACGCCGTTCCCTGGCATGGTGCGAAAGGCGGGTCTACTCGGCTACCGTCACATGATTCGGGGCACCGAAGTCGAGGACGAGCTAGCCGAGGAAATCGGACGCCAACCCCGCGAGGAGGAGTACGACGACCGCGAATCCTACGAGGAGGCCATCCTCGCGTACATGGACCAGCTCAAATCGACCGCCCAGTACCGGGAATGGTACGGCGAAACCATCGATCCGACGCTCGCCATCTCCCGCGAAGTCGGTAACTGGTACACCGGGTCGGTCCACATCGCCCGTGCCTCGGCGCTCCAGTACGCCAGCGAAAACGACCTCGACGTGACCGGAAAGCAACTTCTCGTCGGGTCCTACGGCAGCGGCGCACAGGCCGAAATCCACGCCGAAACCGTGCAGGATGGCTGGGAGGAAGAGATCGGCGACTTCAACATCGACGAGCAGATTCGGGACCGCTACAACCTCTCCTTTGAGGAGTACGAGCAGGTTCACGACCGCCACAACCACGATAAGCGCGTCGAACTGGACGACTTCACGGACCCCGAAGACGAGTTCGTCTTCACGGGGCGCGGCGAGATGGACGAGCGAACCTACGAATACGTCGAATGAATCATTGAGTAGGGCGAAATGGGACGTTCGATGTTCTTGTTTTGCTACGTCTGAGCGGTCAGGAACGTTGGGTCCGTCTCGTTGACCACGACTGCGAGGCACAAGCCACGCCCGACTCGCTCCCCTCGCAGACGCTTCGCGTCTGCTCGATCGCTCACTCGTTCGCTCGTTCCCGGCCTAACCGCAGGGCGGGCAGGCCGTCGGCCTGCCCGCCCAACCCAAATTCGACCAACCGTTTGTGTTCGAAGCCCGTCCTGCCGATCAGTCACTTGGGGCAAGTGCGGCACGCTCGCACGCTCGGCGGTCGTCAGTCCCACGGTCGTCGTCCCGGTTTTGTGTATCGTGTCGAAATAGCGACTCGACCAGCGGGGAACGGAGAAGTTGCGTTCGGAAGCGTACTGGACAACAGATATTTTAGCACGTGTT of the Haladaptatus caseinilyticus genome contains:
- a CDS encoding DUF2150 family protein, which gives rise to MSAPPEEFYSEERWQNWLDRIKDEDIDPENEDSARLLLNLQDDVAIAVAKIVTAYDDDEIDEETALSELTDIRETVLAEVEFEDEEKAMLIDGVQTSLLCVFYGSEEYVAHGPAEDAEVQEYILEAQKAEAAEDLDSALGLVSAAGTRIISGDELDMSVTEEMDYGLVTEWVNGLDSLQSAMSDPEVVEEDDG
- the hmgB gene encoding hydroxymethylglutaryl-CoA synthase; the protein is MTAVGIDAIEIWTGKLKLDLPETFAPEKDEDPEKYTKGLGLYASSFPDAHEDIVTMGANAAYRLMDRKGLTPDDIGRIDVATESAFDNSKPVSTYIAGCLEQVYDGDFHHANKGERKFACIAGTQSLDDAYNWIKAGRNRGRSALVVATDTALYARGDPGEATQGAGAVAMLISEDPSLVELSTEQGYGSADETDFLKPNQQFPSVDGKRSMQVYLARMREALEDFESVAGDTHPEDFEYIPFHTPFPGMVRKAGLLGYRHMIRGTEVEDELAEEIGRQPREEEYDDRESYEEAILAYMDQLKSTAQYREWYGETIDPTLAISREVGNWYTGSVHIARASALQYASENDLDVTGKQLLVGSYGSGAQAEIHAETVQDGWEEEIGDFNIDEQIRDRYNLSFEEYEQVHDRHNHDKRVELDDFTDPEDEFVFTGRGEMDERTYEYVE